The following proteins come from a genomic window of Oncorhynchus clarkii lewisi isolate Uvic-CL-2024 chromosome 23, UVic_Ocla_1.0, whole genome shotgun sequence:
- the LOC139381246 gene encoding tumor necrosis factor receptor superfamily member 6-like isoform X1, with protein MNKYTFLYILCILCTVRLTTPFNAERSSQDILITSKSRTKRQSCQDGTYQHEGMACCLCAAGQHLESHCSVSPEDGTCVYCEEDRTYNSDPTSLDSCEPCTSCDPKANLEVEDRCTIFKDSVCRCQQGHYCNKGKEHCRACYPCTICSEEGIKVACSATNNTICHSFKEQGHNLTVVFVLTTVLLVVLIVIIYLWRSNKYCFGPNGGLTELPNRSSEEMQPLRGVNLWPHLPDIAKTLGWRDMKQVAECSGMTHTAIESHQLNFPNDSQEQCSSLLRAWVEKEGMTTASETLVQTLLRMKKKVKAEDIMDIISNKVDGVTGQNSGSGQV; from the exons ATGAACAAATATACTTTTTTATATATCCTGTGCATTTTG TGTACGGTTCGTTTAACTACACCATTCAACGCAGAGCGGAGTTCCCAAGACATCTTAATCACTAGCAAATCGCGCACCAAAAGGCAGAGTTGTCAAGATGGCACTTACCAGCATGAGGGAATGGCATGCTGTCTCTGTGCGGCTG GCCAACATCTAGAGAGCCACTGCAGTGTGAGCCCAGAGGATGGGACCTGTGTTTACTGTGAGGAAGACAGGACCTACAACAGTGACCCCACCTCTCTGGACTCCTGTGAGCCCTGCACTTCCTGTGACCCTAAAG CCAATCTGGAGGTGGAGGACAGATGCACCATCTTCAAGGACTCAGTATGTCGATGCCAGCAGGGCCACTACTGTAACAAGGGGAAGGAGCACTGCAGGGCCTGCTACCCATGTACCAT ATGCAGTGAAGAGGGCATCAAGGTAGCCTGTAGCGCCACCAACAACACCATATGCCATTCCTTCAAAGAACAAG GACACAATTTGACAGTAGTATTTGTCCTGACTACTGTTCTTCTTGTCGTTTTGATTGTGATCATTTACCTGTGGCGAAGTAATAAATATTGTTTTG GGCCAAATGGTGGTTTGACAGAACTGCCCAACCGGAGTTCAGAG gAAATGCAGCCACTGAGAG GTGTTAATCTCTGGCCACACCTCCCAGACATTGCTAAGACCTTGGGGTGGAGGGACATGAAACAGGTGGCCGAGTGCAGTGGGATGACACATACCGCCATAGAATCACACCAGCTGAACTTTCCCAATGACTCCCAGGAGCAATGCTCCAGCCTACTGAGGGCCTGGGTGGAGAAAGAGGGGATGACCACAGCCTCTGAGACACTGGTCCAGACTCTACTCCGCATGAAGAAAAAGGTCAAGGCAGAGGATATCATGGATATCATCAGCAACAAGGTGGATGGCGTCACAGGGCAAAACTCAGGATCAGGACAggtgtag
- the LOC139381246 gene encoding tumor necrosis factor receptor superfamily member 6-like isoform X2, translated as MACCLCAAGQHLESHCSVSPEDGTCVYCEEDRTYNSDPTSLDSCEPCTSCDPKANLEVEDRCTIFKDSVCRCQQGHYCNKGKEHCRACYPCTICSEEGIKVACSATNNTICHSFKEQGHNLTVVFVLTTVLLVVLIVIIYLWRSNKYCFGPNGGLTELPNRSSEEMQPLRGVNLWPHLPDIAKTLGWRDMKQVAECSGMTHTAIESHQLNFPNDSQEQCSSLLRAWVEKEGMTTASETLVQTLLRMKKKVKAEDIMDIISNKVDGVTGQNSGSGQV; from the exons ATGGCATGCTGTCTCTGTGCGGCTG GCCAACATCTAGAGAGCCACTGCAGTGTGAGCCCAGAGGATGGGACCTGTGTTTACTGTGAGGAAGACAGGACCTACAACAGTGACCCCACCTCTCTGGACTCCTGTGAGCCCTGCACTTCCTGTGACCCTAAAG CCAATCTGGAGGTGGAGGACAGATGCACCATCTTCAAGGACTCAGTATGTCGATGCCAGCAGGGCCACTACTGTAACAAGGGGAAGGAGCACTGCAGGGCCTGCTACCCATGTACCAT ATGCAGTGAAGAGGGCATCAAGGTAGCCTGTAGCGCCACCAACAACACCATATGCCATTCCTTCAAAGAACAAG GACACAATTTGACAGTAGTATTTGTCCTGACTACTGTTCTTCTTGTCGTTTTGATTGTGATCATTTACCTGTGGCGAAGTAATAAATATTGTTTTG GGCCAAATGGTGGTTTGACAGAACTGCCCAACCGGAGTTCAGAG gAAATGCAGCCACTGAGAG GTGTTAATCTCTGGCCACACCTCCCAGACATTGCTAAGACCTTGGGGTGGAGGGACATGAAACAGGTGGCCGAGTGCAGTGGGATGACACATACCGCCATAGAATCACACCAGCTGAACTTTCCCAATGACTCCCAGGAGCAATGCTCCAGCCTACTGAGGGCCTGGGTGGAGAAAGAGGGGATGACCACAGCCTCTGAGACACTGGTCCAGACTCTACTCCGCATGAAGAAAAAGGTCAAGGCAGAGGATATCATGGATATCATCAGCAACAAGGTGGATGGCGTCACAGGGCAAAACTCAGGATCAGGACAggtgtag